A region of Fibrobacter succinogenes subsp. succinogenes S85 DNA encodes the following proteins:
- a CDS encoding nitroreductase — MNTLEAIKTRRSTRKFKAQPVEIEKLKLIAEAGQFGPTGGNAQGNHFLVISDAAVIAKLKELVQSAFAAMELREDLYKSLKNSITLSRKGNYSFCYTAPVLIVVANKKEYGNNMADVACAVENMMLAANELDLGSCYINQLKWLNEDPTLLEYLRGLGLKEDERVYASVAIGYADTESGLPNRAETPRTGNEVVFV, encoded by the coding sequence ATGAATACACTCGAAGCTATCAAGACTCGTCGCAGCACGCGCAAGTTCAAGGCGCAGCCTGTTGAAATTGAAAAGTTGAAACTGATTGCCGAAGCAGGGCAGTTTGGCCCGACCGGTGGTAACGCGCAAGGTAATCACTTCCTTGTGATTTCGGATGCGGCGGTGATTGCAAAGCTCAAGGAGCTCGTGCAGTCCGCATTTGCAGCGATGGAACTTCGCGAAGACCTTTACAAGAGCCTCAAGAATTCTATCACGCTTTCGCGCAAGGGCAATTATTCTTTCTGCTATACGGCGCCTGTGCTTATCGTCGTTGCGAATAAAAAAGAATATGGCAACAACATGGCGGATGTCGCCTGCGCTGTCGAAAACATGATGCTTGCCGCGAATGAACTCGACCTTGGCAGTTGCTATATCAATCAGCTCAAGTGGCTGAATGAAGACCCGACGCTTTTGGAATACCTGCGCGGTCTTGGTCTTAAGGAAGATGAACGCGTCTACGCCTCTGTTGCGATTGGCTATGCCGATACGGAATCGGGACTTCCGAACCGCGCGGAAACTCCCCGAACAGGCAACGAAGTCGTGTTTGTTTAA